In Cicer arietinum cultivar CDC Frontier isolate Library 1 chromosome 7, Cicar.CDCFrontier_v2.0, whole genome shotgun sequence, a single window of DNA contains:
- the LOC101489034 gene encoding alanine aminotransferase 2-like, with translation MRKSAADRFKHLFNRSLVFVRHQNQQHNSSSPLHYRLLSSAHFSSMASDSPFPVTAQNINPQVLQCQYAVRGEIVTLAQNLQKDLQANPGSHSFDEIIYCNIGNPQSLGQQPITFFREVLALCDYPALLDKSETQGLFSADSIERAWQIVEQIPGRATGAYSHSQGIQGLRDTIAAGIQERDGFPANANDIFLTDGASPAVHMMMQLLIRSENDGILCPIPQYPLYSASITLHGGHLVPYYLDEATGWGLEVSEVKKQLEDAKSKGISVRALVVINPGNPTGQVLAEENQRDIVEFCKQEGLVLLADEVYQENVYVPEKKFHSFKKVSRSMGYGDDDISLVSFQSVSKGYHGECGKRGGYMEVTGFSPDVREQIYKVSSVNLCSNITGQILASLVMSPPKVGDESYESFMAEKGSILSSLATRAKSLEEALNKLEGVTCNKAEGAMYLFPQIRLPKKAIEAAEAENTAPDAFYCKRLLNATGVVVVPGSGFGQVPGTWHFRCTILPQEDKIPAIVTRLTEFHEKFMDEFRD, from the exons ATGCGGAAATCCGCTGCAGACAGATTCAAGCACCTTTTCAATCGTTCCCTTGTTTTTGTTCGACATCAAAATCAGCAACACAATTCTTCTTCTCCTCTTCACTATCGTTTGTTATCTTCTGCTCATTTTTCTTCAATGGCTTCTGATTCCCCTTTCCCTGTTACCGCTCAAAATATTAACCCTCAG GTTCTGCAATGTCAGTATGCTGTTCGAGGAGAGATTGTTACACTTGCCCAG AATTTGCAAAAAGATTTGCAGGCCAATCCAGGCTCTCATTCGTTTGATGAG ATAATTTATTGCAACATTGGGAATCCTCAGTCTCTTGGCCAGCAGCCAATAACTTTTTTCCGAGAG GTTCTTGCATTGTGTGACTATCCAGCTCTTTTGGACAAAAGTGAAACACAGGGTTTGTTCAG TGCTGATTCAATAGAGCGAGCATGGCAGATTGTGGAACAGATTCCTGGGAGAGCAACTGGTGCTTATAGTCATAGTCAG GGTATTCAGGGTTTGCGTGATACAATAGCCGCTGGAATTCAAGAACGTGATGGTTTTCCTGCTAATGCCAATGATATTTTCTTGACCGATGGTGCAAGCCCAGCA GTCCATATGATGATGCAATTACTCATAAGATCAGAAAATGATGGTATTTTGTGTCCCATCCCTCAATACCCTCTATACTCCGCCTCAATTACTCTCCATGGTGGCCACCTG GTACCTTATTACCTAGATGAAGCAACTGGTTGGGGGCTGGAAGTATCTGAAGTCAAGAAGCAGTTGGAAGATGCCAAGTCCAAGGGCATCAGTGTTAGGGCTTTAGTTGTTATAAATCCCGGCAATCCAACAGGGCAG GTTCTTGCTGAGGAAAATCAACGGGATATAGTAGAATTTTGCAAGCAAGAAGGTTTGGTCCTTTTGGCTGATGAG GTATATCaagaaaatgtttatgttcCCGAGAAGAAATTTCACTCTTTCAAGAAGGTATCTCGATCCATGGGATACGGTGATGATGATATCTCCTTAGTATCTTTTCAGTCAGTTTCCAAAG GCTATCACGGGGAGTGCGGGAAACGAGGAGGTTACATGGAGGTGACTGGTTTCTCTCCAGATGTGAGGGAACAGATTTATAAAGTGTCATCAGTGAATCTTTGTTCTAACATCACTGGTCAAATTCTTGCAAGTTTGGTCATGAGTCCACCTAAG GTTGGAGATGAGTCCTATGAGTCATTCATGGCTGAGAAGGGTAGTATTTTGTCTTCCCTTGCTACGCGCGCAAAG TCACTGGAAGAAGCTTTGAACAAATTAGAGGGTGTAACCTGCAACAAAGCAGAAGGAGCAATGTATCTGTTTCCTCAGATTCGCCTGCCCAAAAAGGCGATCGAAGCTGCAGAGGCCGAAAACACAGCACCTGATGCCTTCTATTGCAAACGCTTACTTAATGCCACAGGAGTTGTTGTCGTTCCCGGTTCTGGTTTTGGACAG GTTCCTGGCACATGGCATTTTAGGTGCACAATTTTGCCTCAAGAAGATAAGATTCCAGCCATTGTCACTCGCTTGACAGAGTTTCATGAAAAGTTCATGGATGAGTTTCGTGATTGA